One window from the genome of Rufibacter tibetensis encodes:
- a CDS encoding SPW repeat domain-containing protein, with product MMDYLIAILLIASPWVFGFYRGGIESYLPIGIGAVILVQALMTKNETGAMKVIPMPAHIISDLAIGFLLALSPWLFFFHDYIWEPHFIVGLLIVGQAVMTRMTPAMEASRSR from the coding sequence ATGATGGACTATCTCATTGCCATTCTATTGATTGCATCGCCCTGGGTGTTTGGCTTCTACAGAGGCGGAATTGAAAGCTACCTTCCCATAGGGATTGGAGCCGTGATTCTGGTTCAGGCGCTCATGACTAAAAATGAAACCGGAGCTATGAAGGTGATTCCCATGCCGGCACACATCATCAGTGACCTGGCCATCGGCTTTCTGCTGGCTTTGTCTCCCTGGCTGTTCTTCTTCCATGACTACATCTGGGAACCTCACTTCATTGTAGGTCTCTTGATTGTGGGACAAGCCGTTATGACGCGCATGACCCCAGCCATGGAAGCTTCAAGATCCAGGTAA
- a CDS encoding bestrophin family protein, which translates to MLVRRNLKWSVIAHYTWKSMLYYTLLAIAVFLLHDHFEVLKLHLPFSTITALSTALAIFLGFKNSNAYERWWEARQIWGQLVNSSRAWSRQVVTMIIPEESHEAQMVKELQERLVYRHMAFVHGLRVFLRKPKQYNETRQEEIYEETNEYSDTMAFLSPNEYKIFCQKNNPPNYLLNLQGDDLRRAYDRGWLSDYRFVQLEQTLVEFNNVQGRSERIKNTPFPRQYSFFSRVFVFIHASLLPFVFVEEIGWASMPVSVIISFVFLCLDLVGERMEDPFENRLEDVPLTSMSLGIETNLKEHWGDKNFPASKDMSKGIVL; encoded by the coding sequence ATGTTGGTTCGACGGAATCTGAAGTGGAGTGTCATTGCACATTATACCTGGAAGAGCATGCTGTATTACACGCTGCTCGCCATTGCGGTGTTCCTCCTGCATGATCATTTTGAAGTACTTAAGTTACACTTGCCTTTCAGCACCATCACGGCTTTAAGCACGGCTCTGGCTATTTTCCTGGGTTTCAAGAACAGCAACGCCTATGAACGCTGGTGGGAAGCACGCCAGATCTGGGGCCAGTTGGTGAACAGCAGCCGCGCCTGGTCAAGGCAGGTGGTGACCATGATCATTCCAGAGGAGTCGCATGAGGCGCAAATGGTGAAAGAACTGCAGGAGCGGTTGGTGTACCGGCATATGGCCTTTGTGCATGGGCTTCGGGTTTTCCTGCGCAAGCCTAAGCAATACAATGAAACCCGGCAGGAAGAAATCTACGAAGAAACCAACGAGTACTCAGACACGATGGCTTTCCTGTCGCCCAATGAGTACAAGATTTTCTGCCAGAAAAACAACCCGCCCAATTACCTGCTCAACCTGCAAGGCGATGACCTGAGAAGGGCCTATGACCGGGGCTGGCTTTCCGATTACAGGTTTGTTCAATTAGAGCAGACGCTGGTGGAGTTCAACAACGTTCAGGGCCGCAGCGAACGAATCAAGAACACGCCTTTCCCGCGGCAGTACAGTTTCTTTTCCAGGGTGTTTGTGTTCATCCATGCCTCTCTGCTTCCATTTGTGTTTGTGGAAGAAATTGGGTGGGCCAGTATGCCTGTATCGGTCATCATTTCCTTTGTATTCCTTTGCCTTGACTTAGTGGGCGAGCGCATGGAAGACCCGTTTGAAAACCGCTTGGAAGACGTGCCGCTCACTTCCATGTCTTTGGGCATAGAAACCAACCTCAAAGAACACTGGGGCGACAAGAACTTTCCGGCTTCAAAAGATATGTCCAAGGGCATTGTGCTGTAA